One Agelaius phoeniceus isolate bAgePho1 chromosome 6, bAgePho1.hap1, whole genome shotgun sequence DNA window includes the following coding sequences:
- the CTNND1 gene encoding catenin delta-1 isoform X3 — MDDSEVESTASILASVKEQEAQFEKLTRALEEERRHVSAQLERVRVSPQDAGPGLANGTLTRRHQNGRFLGDADLERQKYSDLKLNGPQDHSHLLYSTIPRMQDPGQIVEETYTMEEDPEGAMSVVSVETSDDGTTRRTETTVKKVVKTVTTRTVQQVPVGPDGLPLETSPVTSNYVQTMDRNFRKNGNGGPGSYLGQAGTATLPRNYHYPDGYGRPYEDGYPGSDHSYGSLSRVTRIDERYRPSIDAYRAPSRQDIYGPQPQVRVGGSNMDLNHFHPEPYGLEDDQRSVGFEDVDYGLMSDYGTARRAGTPSDARRRLRSYEDMLVDEVAPDRYYWAPLAQHERGSLASLDSLRKGGPAPGNWRQPELPEVIAMLSFRLDAVKSNAAAYLQHLCYRNDKVKTEVRRLKGIPVLVGLLDHPKKEVHYGACGALKNISFGKDQDNKIAIKNCDGVPALVRLLRKAHDMDLTEVITGTLWNLSSHDSIKMAIVDHALHALTDEVVIPRSGWEREPNEDSKPRHIEWESVLTNTAGCLRNVSSERSEARRKLRECDGLVDALIYIVQSEIGQKDSDSKLVENCVCLLRNLSYQVHREIPHAERYQETPLVPANNAGPHNASCFGAKKGKGKKLPEDPGADTVDFPKRTTPAKGYELLFQPEVVRIYISLLKESKTPAILEASAGAIQNLCAGSWTYGRYIRSALRQEKGLSSIADLLSHDSERVVKAASGALRNLAVDLRNKELIGKHAIPNLVKNLPGGQQTPAKNLSEDTVVSILNTINEVIVDNLEAAKKLRETQGIEKLVLINKSGNRSEREVRAAALVLQTVWGYKELRKPLEKEGWKKSDFQVNLNNASRTQGGNSFDDSTLPLIDRNQKTDKKSSREEIQMSNMGPDNYSTLNERDHSRTLDRSGDLCEMDPVKAAPLMQKI; from the exons ATGGACGACTCGGAAGTGGAGTCGACCGCCAGCATCCTTGCCTCTGTCAAGGAGCAGGAGGCACAGTTCGAGAAGCTGACCCGGGCCCTGGAGGAGGAACGGCGCCATGTCTCAGCCCAGCTGGAGCGAGTCCGGGTCTCCCCACAGGACGCCGGCCCGGGCTTGGCCAACGGCACGCTCACCCGGCGGCACCAG AACGGACGTTTCCTGGGCGATGCTGACCTGGAAAGGCAGAAATACTCAGATCTGAAGCTCAACGGGCCACAG GACCACAGCCACCTCTTGTACAGCACAATCCCCAGGATGCAGGACCCGGGCCAGATCGTGGAGGAGACGTACACCATGGAGGAGGACCCGGAAGGGGCCATGTCGGTTGTGTCTGTGGAGACATCAGACGATGGGACAACTCGGCGTACAGAGACCACG GTGAAGAAAGTGGTGAAGACTGTGACCACGCGGACGGTGCAGCAGGTGCCGGTGGGGCCCGACGGGCTGCCTTTGGAGACATCCCCCGTCACCAGCAACTACGTCCAGACCATGGACAGGAACTTCCGCAAGAACGGCAACGGGGGCCCTGGCAGCTATCTGGGCCAGGCGGGCACGGCCACCCTCCCTCGCAACTACCACTATCCCGACGGCTACGGCCGCCCCTACGAGGACGGGTACCCGGGCAGCGACCACAGCTACGGCAGCCTGTCCCGCGTCACCCGCATCGACGAGCGCTACCGCCCCTCCATAGACGCCTACCGGGCCCCCAGCCGCCAGGACATCTAcggcccccagccccaggtgcgTGTTGGGGGCAGCAACATGGACCTCAACCATTTCCACCCCGAGCCCTACGGCCTGGAGGATGACCAGCGCAGCGTGGGCTTCGAAGATGTGGACTACGGGCTCATGTCTGACTATGGCACGGCCAGGAGGGCGGGCACCCCGTCTGATGCTCGGCGGAGGCTCAG GAGCTATGAAGACATGCTGGTGGATGAAGTGGCCCCCGACCGGTACTACTGGGCCCCGCTGGCGCAGCACGAGCGGGGCAGTCTGGCCAGCCTGGACAGCCTGCGGAAAGGgggcccggccccggggaaCTGGCGCCAGCCGGAGCTGCCGGAGGTCATCGCCATGCTGAGCTTCCGGCTGGACGCCGTCAAGTCCAACGCGGCCGCCTACCTGCAGCACCTGTGCTACCGCAACGACAAGGTGAAGACGGAGGTGCGGCGGCTGAAGGGCATCCCCGTGCTCGTGGGGCTGCTGGATCACCCCAAGAAGGAGGTGCACTACGGTGCCTGTGGAGCTCTCAAGAACATCTCCTTCGGCAAGGACCAGGATAACAAGATCGCCATCAAGAACTGCGACGGGGTGCCCGCGCTGGTGCGCCTGCTGCGCAAGGCCCACGACATGGACCTCACCGAGGTCATCACAG GGACGCTGTGGAACCTGTCCTCGCACGACTCCATCAAGATGGCCATCGTGGATCACGCACTACATGCCCTGACCGATGAGGTGGTCATTCCCCGCTCCGGCTGGGAGCGGGAGCCCAACGAGGATTCCAAACCCCGCCATATAGAGTGGGAGTCAGTGCTCACCAACACCGCTGGCTGCCTTAG GAATGTGAGCTCGGAGCGGAGCGAGGCCCGTCGGAAGCTGCGGGAATGTGACGGGTTGGTGGACGCCCTGATCTACATCGTGCAGTCTGAGATCGGCCAGAAGGACTCTGACAGCAAG CTGGTGGAGAACTGTGTGTGCCTGCTGAGGAACCTGTCCTACCAAGTCCACCGTGAGATCCCCCACGCCGAGCGCTACCAGGAGACGCCCCTTGTCCCTGCCAACAACGCTGGGCCCCACAATGCCAGCTGCTTCGGGGCCAAGAAGGGCAAAG GTAAAAAGCTCCCAGAAGACCCTGGTGCCGACACAGTGGATTTTCCCAAAAGAACAACTCCAGCCAAAG GCTATGAGCTCCTCTTCCAGCCAGAAGTGGTGCGGATATACATCTCCCTCCTGAAGGAAAGCAAGACTCCAGCCATCCTGGAGGCTTCAGCAGGAGCCATCCAGAACCTGTGCGCTGGCAGCTGGACG TATGGCCGGTACATCCGCTCAGCCCTGCGccaggagaaggggctctccTCCATCGCCGACCTCCTGAGCCACGACAGCGAGCGCGTGGTGAAAGCGGCGTCCGGGGCACTGCGCAACCTGGCCGTGGACCTGCGCAACAAGGAGCTCATCG GCAAACATGCCATCCCCAACCTAGTGAAGAACCtgcctggaggccagcagacCCCTGCCAAAAACCTCTCTGAGGACACAGTGGTGTCAATCCTCAACACCATCAATGAAGTGATCGTGGACAACCTTGAGGCGGCCAAAAAGCTCCGGGAAACACAGGGGATCGAAAAGCTTGTGCTGATCAACAAATCTGG GAACCGCTCAGAGAGAGAAGTCCGGGCAGCTGCCCTCGTCTTGCAGACAGTCTGGGGCTATAAGGAGCTGCGGAAGCCCCTTGAGAAGGAAGGCTGGAAGAAGTCAGATTTCCAG GTGAACCTGAACAATGCCTCTCGGACCCAGGGAGGCAACTCCTTTGATGACAGCACCTTGCCTCTCATCGACAGGAACCAAAAAACAG ACAAGAAATCCTCCCGGGAGGAGATCCAGATGAGCAACATGGGACCAG ACAACTATTCCACACTCAACGAGAGGGACCACAGCAGGACGCTGGACCGATCCGGTGACCTCTGCGAGATGGATCCGGTGAAGGCAGCGCCGTTGATG CAGAAGATCTAG